CCCGCTGGCGATACACCACCCAGCCCGAGAAGATGCGGCGCGCCCTGCAACGGGAACGGCGCTGGCGTCGTCCCGTCGTGCGGGCCAAGCTGTGGTTGCAGTGCGCGATCGCCGGGACCCCGCGGCTGCCCGACGACCGCATGGTCGACGCCCAGCTCGACCATGACGTCCATCCCGCACCGCCGCCCGAGGGGACCGAGCCCATCCTGATCGGCGGCTAGCCTGCCCTAGGCTTTGCTGAGTGCGGTACTTCTACGACACTGAATTCATTGAGGACGGCCGCACCATCGAGCTGGTCTCCATCGGCGTGGTCGCCGAGGACGGTCGCGAGTACTACGCCGTCTCGACCGAATTCGACCCCGAGCGCGCCGGCACCTGGGTGCGCGCCAACGTGTTGCCCAAGCTGCCGCCGCCGTCGTCGCAGCTGTGGCGCTCACGCAGGCAGATTCGTGAGGATCTGGAGGAGTTCTTCGGGGTCTTCGGTAGCGAACCGATCGAGCTGTGGGCCTGGGTCGGGGCCTACGACCATGTGGCGCTGTGCCAGTTGTGGGGGCC
This Mycobacterium simiae DNA region includes the following protein-coding sequences:
- a CDS encoding polyadenylate-specific 3'-exoribonuclease AS; translated protein: MRYFYDTEFIEDGRTIELVSIGVVAEDGREYYAVSTEFDPERAGTWVRANVLPKLPPPSSQLWRSRRQIREDLEEFFGVFGSEPIELWAWVGAYDHVALCQLWGPMPGLPKAIPRFTRELRQLWEDRGSPRLPPRHRDVHDALVDARDQLRRFRLIVSGDETGREATR